From Streptomyces sp. NBC_00775, one genomic window encodes:
- a CDS encoding diaminobutyrate--2-oxoglutarate transaminase family protein, whose translation MGAPGVSEGAREGGPGASEGARAAHEGILRRQSARESAARTYARALPIVPVRARGLTIEGADGRRYLDCLSGAGTLALGHNHPVVLEAIRKVLDSGAPLHVLDLATPVKDAFTTELFRTLPPEFAARARVQFCGPAGTDAVEAAFKLVRAATGRTGMLAFTGAYHGMTAGALEASGGATEVRVARLPYPQDYRCPFGVGGDRGAELAARWTESVLDDSKSGVPRPAGMILEPVQGEGGVIPAPDEWMRRMREITASRSIPLIADEVQTGVGRTGAFWAVEHSGITPDVMVLSKAIGGSLPLAVVVYRDELDVWQPGAHAGTFRGNQLAMAAGTATLAYVRENGLAERAGTLGAHILAQLRKLADELPCIGDVRGRGLMIGVELVDPEAAAPHPAADGPRPAAPELAAAVQRECLRRGLIVELGGRHSSVVRLLPPLTISDEQATAVLDRLADAVAAVARGDSGRGGEGTRGGEGPRGVDSPRGVERPRGADEARRADEPRGEGGLRGDGPGLGR comes from the coding sequence ATGGGGGCGCCCGGAGTTTCTGAGGGGGCGCGCGAGGGGGGTCCGGGAGCGTCCGAGGGGGCGCGCGCGGCGCACGAGGGGATTCTGCGGCGCCAATCGGCGCGCGAGTCGGCGGCGCGCACCTATGCGCGCGCCCTGCCGATCGTTCCCGTGCGGGCGCGCGGGCTGACGATCGAGGGAGCCGACGGGCGCCGCTATCTCGACTGCCTGTCGGGCGCCGGGACTTTGGCCCTCGGACACAACCATCCAGTGGTCCTGGAAGCGATCAGAAAGGTCCTCGATTCGGGGGCGCCGCTGCACGTCCTCGACCTCGCCACGCCCGTGAAGGACGCCTTCACCACCGAGTTGTTCCGCACGCTGCCGCCCGAGTTCGCCGCCCGCGCGCGGGTCCAGTTCTGCGGACCGGCCGGGACGGACGCGGTCGAGGCCGCGTTCAAACTGGTGCGCGCGGCGACCGGGCGCACGGGGATGCTCGCGTTCACCGGTGCCTACCACGGGATGACCGCGGGGGCGCTCGAAGCATCCGGCGGCGCGACCGAGGTACGTGTCGCGCGCCTGCCCTATCCGCAGGACTACCGCTGCCCATTCGGCGTCGGCGGCGACCGCGGCGCCGAACTCGCCGCGCGCTGGACCGAGTCGGTGCTCGACGACAGCAAGTCGGGCGTACCGCGCCCCGCCGGGATGATCCTCGAACCCGTCCAGGGCGAGGGCGGGGTGATTCCCGCCCCCGACGAGTGGATGCGCCGGATGCGCGAGATCACCGCGTCGCGCTCCATCCCCCTGATCGCGGACGAGGTCCAGACCGGAGTGGGCCGCACCGGCGCCTTCTGGGCGGTGGAGCACAGCGGGATCACACCGGACGTGATGGTCCTGTCCAAGGCCATCGGCGGCAGCCTGCCGCTCGCCGTCGTCGTCTACCGCGACGAGCTCGACGTCTGGCAACCCGGCGCCCACGCGGGCACGTTCCGCGGCAACCAGCTCGCGATGGCGGCGGGCACGGCGACCCTCGCGTACGTCCGCGAAAACGGTCTCGCCGAGCGCGCCGGGACTCTGGGTGCCCACATTCTGGCCCAACTCCGGAAACTCGCCGACGAGCTCCCCTGCATCGGCGACGTACGCGGTCGCGGACTGATGATCGGCGTCGAACTCGTCGACCCCGAGGCGGCTGCCCCGCATCCCGCTGCCGACGGCCCTCGCCCCGCCGCCCCCGAACTCGCCGCCGCCGTCCAGAGAGAGTGCCTCCGCCGCGGCCTGATCGTGGAACTGGGCGGCCGCCATTCAAGCGTGGTGCGCCTCCTGCCCCCGCTGACCATCAGCGACGAACAGGCGACCGCGGTGCTCGACCGACTCGCGGACGCGGTGGCGGCGGTGGCGCGTGGGGACTCGGGGCGTGGCGGGGAGGGAACACGCGGAGGCGAGGGACCTCGCGGTGTCGATTCCCCTCGCGGTGTTGAAAGACCTCGCGGTGCCGACGAGGCTCGCCGCGCTGACGAGCCCCGTGGCGAGGGCGGACTTCGCGGTGACGGACCGGGACTGGGGCGCTGA
- a CDS encoding GNAT family N-acetyltransferase, whose protein sequence is MPPTDASTDAGTAPVTELGAELGTDTGTCSGPSSGSGASTDSEDTLDLRLPDELIALFAAESGAQGRPTGDATGGVMGKAMADTTGQARALREVTGEASGDRRGMAETSAVAPADDDLLDRVGGWGPTLTPVGVFQLVPVRVERDLPLITRWMNDPAVAEFWDLAGPESVAEEHLCLQLDGDGRSVPCLGVLDGSPMSYWEIYRADLDLLARHYPARPHDTGIHLLIGGVAHRGRGLGSTLLRAVADHVLDKRPSCARVVAEPDLRNTPSVSAFLSAGFRFSAEVDLPDKRAALMVRDRALRDLL, encoded by the coding sequence GTGCCTCCCACCGATGCGAGCACCGACGCCGGTACCGCCCCCGTCACCGAACTCGGCGCCGAACTCGGCACCGACACAGGGACCTGCTCGGGTCCCAGTTCGGGCTCCGGTGCGAGCACGGACAGCGAGGACACCCTTGACCTGCGCCTCCCCGACGAGCTCATCGCGCTCTTCGCCGCGGAATCCGGGGCACAGGGCAGGCCCACGGGTGACGCCACAGGCGGCGTCATGGGAAAGGCCATGGCCGACACCACGGGACAGGCCCGGGCCCTGCGCGAAGTCACGGGGGAAGCCTCGGGAGACCGTCGGGGCATGGCGGAGACCTCTGCCGTCGCCCCGGCCGACGACGACCTGCTCGACCGCGTCGGTGGCTGGGGGCCCACCCTTACGCCTGTGGGCGTCTTCCAGCTGGTCCCCGTGCGGGTCGAGCGTGATCTCCCGCTCATCACCCGCTGGATGAACGACCCTGCCGTCGCGGAGTTCTGGGACCTGGCGGGGCCCGAGTCCGTGGCCGAGGAGCATCTGTGTCTCCAGCTCGACGGCGACGGACGCAGCGTCCCCTGCCTCGGGGTACTGGATGGCAGCCCGATGAGCTACTGGGAGATCTACCGCGCGGATCTCGATCTCCTGGCTCGCCACTACCCCGCCCGACCGCACGACACCGGAATTCACCTCCTCATCGGCGGTGTCGCCCATCGTGGGCGAGGCCTCGGCTCCACCCTGCTCCGAGCCGTCGCAGACCACGTACTGGACAAGCGCCCCTCATGCGCTCGCGTCGTCGCGGAACCCGACCTTCGCAACACCCCCTCCGTCTCCGCTTTCCTGAGCGCCGGCTTCCGGTTCTCCGCCGAGGTCGATCTGCCCGACAAGCGGGCAGCCCTCATGGTCCGAGACCGGGCCCTGCGCGATCTGTTGTAG
- the lexA gene encoding transcriptional repressor LexA — protein MTTTADSATITAQDRSQGRLEPVHAMNEAVNHEGPKRSLPGRPPGIRADSSGLTDRQRRVIEVIRDSVQRRGYPPSMREIGQAVGLSSTSSVAHQLMALERKGFLRRDPHRPRAYEVRGSDQSSVQPTDTAGKPAASYVPLVGRIAAGGPILAEESVEDVFPLPRQLVGDGELFVLKVVGDSMIEAAICDGDWVTVRRQPVAENGDIVAAMLDGEATVKRFKREDGHVWLLPHNSAYQPIPGDEATILGKVVAVLRRV, from the coding sequence GTGACCACCACCGCAGACAGTGCCACCATCACTGCCCAGGACCGCTCCCAGGGCCGACTCGAGCCGGTGCATGCGATGAACGAAGCCGTGAATCATGAGGGACCCAAGCGCTCCCTGCCAGGCCGACCTCCAGGCATCCGCGCGGACAGCTCGGGGCTCACAGACCGGCAGCGCCGGGTGATCGAGGTCATCAGGGACTCCGTACAGCGGCGCGGCTACCCGCCGTCGATGCGGGAGATCGGGCAGGCGGTCGGCCTGTCCAGCACCTCCTCGGTCGCGCATCAGCTGATGGCATTGGAGCGCAAGGGCTTTCTGCGCCGCGACCCGCACCGCCCGCGTGCGTACGAGGTCCGGGGCTCCGACCAGTCCTCGGTCCAGCCCACCGACACGGCGGGCAAGCCGGCCGCGTCGTACGTGCCGCTCGTCGGCCGTATCGCGGCCGGTGGCCCGATCCTCGCCGAGGAGTCGGTCGAGGACGTCTTCCCCCTCCCGCGCCAGCTGGTCGGTGACGGCGAGCTGTTCGTCCTGAAGGTCGTCGGTGACTCGATGATCGAGGCCGCCATCTGCGACGGGGACTGGGTGACGGTCCGCCGCCAGCCGGTCGCGGAGAACGGCGACATCGTGGCCGCGATGCTGGACGGCGAGGCCACGGTGAAGCGCTTCAAGCGCGAGGACGGGCACGTGTGGCTGCTGCCGCACAACTCCGCGTACCAGCCGATTCCCGGCGACGAGGCGACCATCCTCGGCAAGGTCGTGGCAGTGCTGCGGCGGGTGTGA
- a CDS encoding IucA/IucC family protein has product MPNSSATPASGESPTLYDPPELSKDGWEQAGRRLLAKMIGEFAYEGIIRPEPEPEPDLRRVAEPEGTLTPASAPATPPLPSPAASVPSAPLASVPNPEGKPTSPDSRCAPYTLRLDAGGILSFRARRTAYDGWRVDPHSLTLTEGGAEPRPFTDPVGFLTRARGTLELDGATLGHVIRELSTTLAADARLGHNALAAAELADLGYAELEGHQTGHPWIVLNKGRLGFSARDAAVWAPEARRATALPWIAVHTTLATYRGVTGLDTAAHLYARELAPATRESFDGLLRARGLAPESYLYLPVHPWQWDDVVLPLFARHVAADAIVPLHSDGDLRLPQQSVRTFLNVSRPDRHTVKLPLSVLNTLVWRGLPTERTLAAPAVTAWMHALRDADPFLRDTCGVILLGEVASVTVGHPVYDALPEVPYQYKELLGAIWREPVSRHLAPGERARTLAALLYTDPEGHAFTAQLVARSGLAPKVWLRRLFAALLPPLLHCLYRYGTVFSPHGENAIVVFDDHDVPVRLAVKDFVDDVNVSAEPLPEHASMPDDVRNVLLTEPPAFLTQFIHSGLFVGVFRYLAPLCEEQLGVPEDLFWSLVRAEIIRHQARFPELKERYEMFDLLTPRIERLCLNRNRLHLDGYRDRPERPHAAVQGTVPNPLHQP; this is encoded by the coding sequence GTGCCGAATTCATCCGCCACCCCGGCCTCCGGAGAGTCGCCCACGCTGTACGACCCACCTGAGCTGAGCAAAGACGGGTGGGAGCAGGCCGGACGCCGCCTGCTCGCCAAGATGATCGGCGAGTTCGCGTACGAGGGAATCATCCGGCCGGAGCCGGAGCCGGAGCCGGACCTGCGGCGGGTGGCGGAGCCGGAGGGGACGCTCACGCCGGCCTCCGCGCCTGCCACTCCTCCCCTCCCGTCCCCGGCTGCCTCAGTCCCGTCCGCGCCCCTGGCCTCGGTCCCGAACCCCGAGGGGAAACCGACTTCGCCCGACAGCCGCTGCGCCCCGTACACCCTCCGCCTGGACGCCGGTGGCATCCTGTCCTTCCGCGCCCGCCGTACCGCGTACGACGGTTGGCGCGTGGACCCCCACTCGCTCACCCTCACTGAGGGAGGGGCGGAGCCCCGGCCCTTCACCGACCCGGTCGGCTTCCTCACCCGTGCCCGAGGCACGTTGGAACTCGACGGAGCGACGCTCGGCCATGTCATCCGTGAGCTGAGCACCACCCTGGCCGCCGACGCGCGCCTCGGCCACAACGCCCTCGCGGCGGCCGAGCTGGCCGACCTGGGATACGCGGAACTGGAAGGCCACCAGACCGGGCATCCCTGGATCGTGCTGAACAAGGGCCGGCTCGGCTTCTCCGCGCGAGACGCCGCCGTCTGGGCACCCGAGGCACGCCGGGCGACGGCCCTTCCGTGGATCGCGGTGCACACCACGCTCGCCACCTATCGAGGTGTCACCGGCCTCGACACCGCCGCACACCTCTACGCGCGCGAACTCGCCCCCGCCACCAGGGAGTCGTTCGACGGATTACTCCGCGCGCGCGGGCTCGCACCGGAGTCGTACCTCTATCTGCCCGTGCACCCCTGGCAGTGGGACGACGTCGTGCTGCCCCTCTTTGCGCGCCACGTCGCAGCGGACGCGATCGTGCCGCTGCACTCGGACGGTGATCTGCGTCTGCCTCAGCAGTCGGTCCGTACGTTCCTCAACGTGTCGCGCCCGGACCGGCACACCGTGAAGCTCCCGCTGTCCGTCCTCAACACCCTGGTGTGGCGCGGCCTTCCGACGGAACGGACGCTCGCGGCCCCCGCCGTCACCGCCTGGATGCACGCCCTGCGCGACGCCGACCCGTTCCTGCGCGACACCTGCGGGGTGATTCTGCTCGGCGAGGTCGCCTCGGTGACCGTCGGACATCCGGTGTACGACGCCCTCCCAGAAGTGCCCTATCAGTACAAGGAGCTACTCGGAGCGATCTGGCGTGAGCCGGTCTCCCGCCATCTGGCCCCCGGTGAACGTGCCCGCACGCTGGCAGCGCTGCTGTACACCGACCCGGAGGGCCATGCCTTCACGGCGCAGCTGGTCGCCCGCTCGGGACTGGCTCCGAAGGTCTGGTTGCGACGCCTCTTCGCCGCACTCCTGCCGCCGCTGCTGCACTGCCTCTATCGGTACGGCACTGTGTTCAGCCCACATGGAGAAAACGCGATCGTTGTCTTCGACGACCATGACGTACCGGTCCGGCTCGCGGTGAAGGACTTCGTGGACGACGTCAATGTGAGCGCGGAGCCCCTGCCCGAGCATGCCTCCATGCCGGACGACGTACGGAACGTGCTGCTCACCGAGCCGCCCGCGTTTCTGACCCAGTTCATCCATTCAGGGCTCTTTGTCGGAGTGTTCCGCTATCTCGCACCGCTCTGCGAGGAGCAACTGGGCGTTCCGGAGGACCTTTTCTGGTCCCTTGTCCGAGCGGAGATCATTCGCCATCAGGCGCGCTTTCCCGAGCTCAAGGAGCGTTACGAGATGTTCGACCTGCTCACTCCCCGGATCGAGCGCCTGTGTCTGAACCGAAATCGGCTGCACCTCGATGGCTACCGCGACCGCCCCGAGCGCCCGCACGCCGCCGTGCAGGGCACTGTCCCGAACCCCCTCCACCAGCCTTGA
- the nrdR gene encoding transcriptional regulator NrdR, translating into MHCPFCRHPDSRVVDSRTTDDGTSIRRRRQCPDCSRRFTTVETCSLMVVKRSGVTEPFSRTKVINGVRKACQGRPVTEDALAQLGQRVEEAVRATGSAELTTHDVGLAILGPLQELDLVAYLRFASVYRAFDSLEDFEAAITELREETRQRPAADEEVADAERPESDRGSGGAVQVPVPASAAD; encoded by the coding sequence ATGCACTGCCCCTTCTGCAGGCACCCTGACAGCCGCGTCGTCGACAGTCGTACGACCGATGACGGCACGTCGATCCGCAGGCGCCGCCAGTGCCCCGACTGCTCCCGTCGTTTCACGACCGTGGAGACGTGTTCGCTGATGGTGGTCAAGCGCTCCGGCGTGACCGAGCCCTTCAGTCGCACCAAGGTCATCAACGGTGTGCGCAAGGCATGCCAGGGGCGGCCCGTCACCGAGGACGCGCTCGCCCAGCTCGGCCAGCGGGTCGAGGAGGCGGTGCGGGCCACCGGAAGCGCCGAGCTGACCACTCACGACGTGGGGCTGGCCATACTCGGCCCGTTGCAGGAACTCGACCTCGTCGCCTATCTGCGGTTCGCGTCCGTGTACCGGGCGTTCGACTCGCTCGAGGACTTCGAGGCCGCCATCACGGAACTCAGGGAAGAGACGAGGCAGCGCCCCGCCGCGGACGAGGAAGTCGCGGACGCGGAGCGCCCGGAAAGCGACCGCGGGTCCGGAGGGGCTGTCCAGGTCCCCGTGCCCGCCAGCGCCGCCGACTGA
- a CDS encoding ATP-dependent DNA helicase has product MTKPSLPELLHAAVTAVGGTERPGQVTMAEAVAGAIDDSSHLLVQAGTGTGKSLGYLVPALAHGERVVVATATLALQRQLVERDLPRTVDALHPLLRRRPEFAMLKGRSNYLCLHRLHEGVPQEEEEGLFDQFEAAAPTSKLGQDLLRLREWSDETETGDRDDLTPGVSDRAWAQVSVSSRECLGATKCAYGAECFAEMARERAKLAEVVVTNHALLAIDAIEGAPVLPQHEVLIVDEAHELVSRVTGVATGELTPGQVNRAVRRAAKLVNEKAADQLQTAAEGFERLMELALPGRLEEIPEDLGYALMALRDAARTVISALGSTRDKSVQDEDAVRKQALASVETVHDVAERITNGSEWDVVWYERHDRFGASLRVAPMNVSGLLREKLFADRSVVLTSATLKLGGDFNGVGASMGLAPEGTEGEDLPQWKGVDVGSPFDYPKQGILYVAKHLSRPARDGDRGDMLDELTELIQAAGGRTLGLFSSMRAAQLAAEELRTRMPEYPILLQGEETLGELIKNFAADPKTCLFGTLSLWQGVDVPGPSCQLVVMDKIPFPRPDDPLMSARQKAVEDNGGNGFMAVAATHAALLMAQGAGRLVRATGDRGVVAVLDQRLATARYGSYLKASLPDFWYTTDRNQVRRSLAAIDEAARKAEDA; this is encoded by the coding sequence ATGACAAAGCCCTCACTCCCCGAACTCCTGCATGCTGCCGTCACTGCCGTCGGCGGTACGGAGCGCCCTGGCCAGGTGACCATGGCCGAAGCCGTCGCGGGCGCCATCGACGACAGCTCCCACCTGCTGGTCCAGGCGGGCACCGGCACCGGAAAGTCGCTCGGCTACCTGGTGCCGGCGCTCGCGCACGGGGAGCGCGTGGTCGTGGCGACCGCCACCCTGGCGCTGCAGCGGCAGCTCGTGGAGCGTGACCTGCCGCGCACCGTGGACGCACTGCATCCGTTGCTGCGCCGCCGCCCCGAGTTCGCGATGCTGAAGGGCCGCTCCAACTATCTGTGCCTGCACCGCCTGCACGAGGGTGTGCCGCAGGAAGAGGAGGAGGGCCTCTTCGACCAGTTCGAGGCGGCCGCGCCCACCAGCAAGCTGGGCCAGGACCTGCTGCGGCTGCGGGAGTGGTCGGACGAGACCGAGACCGGCGACCGCGACGACCTCACGCCGGGTGTCTCCGACCGTGCCTGGGCCCAGGTGTCCGTCTCATCCCGGGAGTGCCTGGGCGCCACGAAATGCGCCTACGGAGCGGAGTGCTTCGCCGAGATGGCCCGCGAGCGCGCCAAGCTCGCCGAGGTCGTCGTCACCAACCACGCGCTGCTCGCGATCGACGCCATCGAGGGCGCGCCGGTCCTCCCGCAGCACGAGGTGCTGATCGTCGACGAGGCCCATGAGCTGGTCTCGCGGGTCACCGGCGTAGCGACCGGCGAGCTCACCCCCGGCCAGGTCAACCGAGCCGTCCGGCGCGCCGCGAAGCTCGTGAACGAGAAGGCCGCCGACCAGCTCCAGACCGCCGCCGAGGGCTTCGAGCGGCTCATGGAGCTGGCGCTGCCGGGACGCCTGGAGGAGATCCCGGAGGACCTCGGGTACGCCTTGATGGCGCTGCGCGACGCCGCCCGAACGGTGATCTCGGCACTCGGTTCCACACGCGACAAGTCCGTCCAGGACGAGGACGCGGTACGCAAGCAGGCCCTGGCCTCGGTGGAGACCGTGCACGACGTGGCGGAGCGCATCACCAACGGCTCCGAGTGGGACGTCGTCTGGTACGAGCGCCATGATCGCTTCGGCGCTTCGCTCCGCGTGGCTCCCATGAACGTGTCCGGGCTCCTCAGGGAGAAGCTTTTCGCTGACCGGTCCGTCGTTCTAACCTCCGCGACGCTGAAGCTCGGCGGTGACTTCAACGGCGTGGGGGCGTCGATGGGGCTCGCCCCGGAGGGCACGGAGGGCGAGGATCTTCCCCAGTGGAAGGGCGTCGACGTCGGCTCGCCCTTCGACTACCCCAAGCAGGGCATCCTCTATGTCGCCAAGCACCTGTCGCGCCCCGCGCGGGACGGCGATCGCGGGGACATGCTGGACGAGCTCACCGAGCTGATCCAGGCCGCCGGTGGCCGCACACTCGGCCTGTTCTCCTCGATGCGGGCGGCCCAGCTCGCGGCCGAGGAGCTGCGGACGCGTATGCCCGAGTACCCGATCCTGCTGCAGGGCGAGGAGACGCTCGGCGAGCTGATCAAGAACTTCGCGGCCGATCCCAAGACCTGCCTCTTCGGCACGCTCTCGCTCTGGCAGGGCGTGGATGTCCCGGGCCCCAGCTGTCAGCTCGTCGTCATGGACAAGATCCCCTTCCCGCGCCCCGACGACCCACTGATGAGCGCCCGCCAGAAGGCGGTCGAGGACAACGGTGGCAATGGCTTCATGGCGGTGGCCGCCACCCACGCCGCGCTCCTCATGGCCCAGGGCGCCGGCCGCCTGGTACGGGCGACGGGGGACCGGGGTGTGGTTGCCGTACTCGACCAGCGCCTGGCCACGGCCCGCTACGGCAGCTATCTGAAGGCGTCCTTGCCCGACTTCTGGTACACGACGGACCGCAACCAGGTCCGTAGGTCACTCGCCGCGATCGACGAGGCGGCGCGGAAGGCGGAGGACGCGTAG
- a CDS encoding IucA/IucC family protein, which produces MNATPVPDGRPQIHERAARGTQTPLVPGAESVPRQKKGAGESERLRGATADLLEHPDTQTAAQAAAVENLLRCWVRENNLPAPDDGTLRIPLSASGTTLLIPVPYWSATGWHRFGLPYLADAPDEAPPADAVTVAALIARQVAPGASAATPVDPAGATVDPRALHSPAGDGADLVGRVADSVRRTAVFLRDRREHPADEPDLFLAAEQALLLGHPLHPTPKGREGLSEAEARLYSPELRGSFPLHWMAVAPSVLGADSAWTERGRPVSAEQLTARLAGGGLSLPDGFTAALPLHPWQMREVRHRTETAALLDAGLLQDLGPQGAPWHPTSSVRTVYRAGAPAMLKLSLGLRITNSRRENLRKELHRGVEVHRLLRSGLFKQWQAAHPGFDIVRDPAWLAVNGPDGSPLPGLDVMIRHNPFSPTDDACCVAGLVSPRPHAQPGAGSPAQGRPLMRSRLTEIVTGLAGRTGRPRGAVATEWFLRYLEQVVRPVLWLDSEAGIALEAHQQNTLLLLDPEGWPKGGRYRDNQGYYFRESRRAELDARLPGIGEHSDTFVSDEVTDERFAYYLAINNVLGLVGAFGSQRLADEELLLAAFRRFLGDVASGPARLRTSLPAHLLDSPVLRCKANLLTRLHGLDELVGPVDTQSVYVTISNPLHS; this is translated from the coding sequence GTGAACGCCACCCCCGTACCCGACGGCCGTCCCCAGATCCACGAGCGAGCGGCCCGTGGCACGCAGACCCCGCTTGTGCCGGGGGCCGAATCGGTCCCCCGGCAGAAGAAAGGGGCCGGGGAGTCCGAGCGGCTGCGCGGCGCCACCGCCGATCTGCTGGAGCATCCCGACACGCAGACCGCGGCCCAGGCGGCGGCCGTCGAGAACCTGCTGCGGTGCTGGGTACGGGAGAACAACCTGCCCGCCCCCGACGACGGCACCCTCCGCATCCCCCTCTCCGCCAGCGGCACGACCCTTCTGATCCCTGTCCCCTACTGGTCCGCCACCGGCTGGCACCGCTTCGGCCTTCCCTACCTCGCCGACGCCCCTGACGAGGCGCCGCCCGCCGATGCGGTCACCGTGGCGGCATTGATCGCACGACAAGTGGCTCCCGGCGCATCGGCAGCCACCCCCGTCGACCCGGCAGGCGCCACCGTCGACCCTCGGGCCCTCCACAGCCCGGCCGGTGACGGCGCCGACCTCGTCGGCCGCGTCGCCGACTCCGTCCGGCGCACCGCCGTGTTCCTCCGCGACCGCAGGGAACACCCCGCCGACGAGCCCGACCTCTTCCTCGCCGCAGAGCAGGCGCTCCTGCTCGGCCACCCGCTGCACCCCACACCGAAGGGCCGAGAGGGCCTCTCCGAAGCCGAAGCCCGGCTGTACTCACCCGAATTGCGCGGCTCTTTCCCCCTGCACTGGATGGCGGTCGCACCCTCGGTGCTCGGAGCCGACTCAGCGTGGACGGAGCGCGGTCGTCCCGTCTCGGCGGAGCAACTCACCGCACGCCTGGCCGGCGGTGGGCTGTCGTTGCCCGACGGTTTCACTGCCGCCCTGCCGCTGCACCCCTGGCAGATGCGCGAGGTCCGGCACCGTACCGAGACCGCGGCCCTGCTGGACGCCGGGCTGCTCCAGGACCTCGGCCCGCAGGGCGCCCCATGGCACCCCACCTCCTCGGTCCGCACCGTCTACCGCGCCGGCGCCCCCGCGATGCTGAAGCTGTCGCTGGGCCTGCGCATCACCAACTCCCGTCGTGAGAACCTCCGCAAGGAACTCCACCGTGGCGTGGAGGTCCACCGTCTGCTGCGCAGCGGCCTGTTCAAGCAGTGGCAGGCCGCCCACCCGGGCTTCGACATCGTCCGCGACCCGGCCTGGCTCGCCGTCAACGGTCCGGACGGCAGCCCCCTGCCCGGGCTCGACGTGATGATCCGCCACAACCCGTTCAGCCCGACGGACGACGCGTGCTGCGTCGCGGGACTGGTCTCGCCCCGGCCGCACGCCCAACCCGGCGCAGGGAGCCCGGCACAGGGCCGGCCCCTCATGCGGTCCCGGCTCACCGAGATCGTCACCGGTCTCGCCGGGCGCACCGGCCGCCCGCGTGGCGCCGTGGCCACCGAGTGGTTCCTGCGCTATCTGGAGCAGGTCGTACGCCCCGTGCTCTGGCTGGACAGCGAGGCGGGAATCGCTCTGGAGGCACACCAGCAGAACACCCTGCTCCTGCTGGACCCCGAAGGCTGGCCCAAGGGCGGCCGCTACCGAGACAACCAGGGCTACTACTTCCGCGAGTCACGGCGCGCGGAACTCGATGCCCGGCTGCCCGGCATCGGCGAACACAGCGACACGTTCGTCTCCGACGAGGTCACCGACGAGCGCTTCGCCTACTACCTCGCCATCAACAACGTGCTCGGCCTCGTCGGCGCGTTCGGCTCCCAACGCCTCGCCGACGAAGAGCTGTTGCTCGCGGCCTTCCGGCGCTTCCTCGGCGACGTGGCTTCCGGCCCGGCCCGGCTGCGCACATCCCTGCCGGCCCACCTGCTCGACTCGCCCGTCCTGCGCTGCAAGGCCAACCTGCTGACCCGGCTGCACGGCCTCGACGAACTCGTCGGTCCCGTCGACACCCAGTCCGTCTACGTCACCATCTCCAACCCCCTTCATTCCTGA